One window from the genome of Mumia sp. ZJ1417 encodes:
- a CDS encoding glyoxalase/bleomycin resistance/extradiol dioxygenase family protein, with protein sequence MGLNLVFLRTGLATFKPEAIAGAAGQGTLLVFVVNDLDAEFARIAALGARVVTPPETEPWGERFCQFADDNGLIWQLVRWMSEPDAARRRPRRSSSALRLRGLAADQDDPRRR encoded by the coding sequence GTGGGTCTGAACCTGGTGTTCTTGCGCACGGGCCTGGCCACGTTCAAGCCCGAGGCGATCGCCGGCGCCGCCGGTCAGGGCACGCTGCTGGTGTTCGTCGTGAACGACCTCGACGCCGAGTTCGCGCGGATCGCCGCGCTCGGCGCCCGTGTCGTGACACCGCCGGAGACCGAGCCGTGGGGCGAGCGGTTCTGTCAGTTCGCCGACGACAACGGGTTGATCTGGCAGCTGGTGCGGTGGATGTCCGAGCCTGACGCCGCGCGACGGCGTCCTCGCCGCAGTAGCTCAGCGCTTCGGCTTCGGGGCCTTGCTGCGGACCAGGACGACCCGCGACGTCGATGA
- a CDS encoding NYN domain-containing protein, translating to MSRLARSDRHAILVDAGYLLASSAQILVGTSLRRAIAVSWERLVTGIKVSAADHTDTRLLRVFWYDAANALGTRTLSEEHNLVSLLPDVKLRLGRVNNEGAQKGVDTRIALDLVNLALQGAVSEIFLVSGDDDLTEAVDMAQDYGVRVTLFNVPNDESRIGVHATAMNLARVADDRLRIPLETIRAAITPSPRQRAEPVPVPDPVAEVVTEEEAPAPPRLRIPTPSDVARLHPAPTTSATPSPQPAVSLAWSSSTAHSGGGPGADPDADLRAVIPEVVRTVVRNWLDSATQADVRALVATRPTIPGDVDSTLLNDLVAHSDDRYRVLQTETRWQLREAFWAEVDQHV from the coding sequence ATGAGCCGGCTCGCGCGGTCCGATCGTCACGCCATCCTCGTGGACGCGGGATACCTGCTCGCGTCGTCCGCGCAGATCCTCGTCGGGACCTCCCTGCGCCGCGCCATCGCGGTGAGCTGGGAGCGCCTGGTCACCGGCATCAAGGTGTCCGCCGCCGACCACACCGACACCCGGCTTCTCCGTGTCTTCTGGTACGACGCCGCGAACGCGCTGGGCACCCGCACGCTCTCCGAGGAGCACAACCTCGTCTCGCTCCTGCCCGACGTGAAGCTGCGGCTGGGTCGCGTCAACAACGAGGGCGCCCAGAAGGGCGTCGACACCCGCATCGCCCTCGATCTCGTCAACCTCGCGCTCCAGGGTGCGGTCTCGGAGATCTTCCTGGTCTCTGGCGACGACGACCTGACCGAGGCCGTGGACATGGCGCAGGACTACGGAGTACGGGTCACGCTGTTCAACGTGCCCAACGACGAGTCACGCATCGGCGTCCACGCGACGGCGATGAACCTCGCACGCGTCGCGGACGATCGTCTCCGGATCCCGCTCGAGACCATCCGCGCCGCGATCACACCGTCGCCGCGCCAGCGCGCTGAGCCCGTGCCGGTGCCGGACCCCGTCGCGGAGGTGGTCACTGAGGAGGAGGCTCCCGCTCCGCCGCGACTGAGGATCCCGACGCCCTCCGACGTCGCCCGCCTGCACCCCGCGCCGACCACCTCGGCTACGCCCTCCCCGCAGCCCGCGGTCTCGCTCGCGTGGAGCAGCTCGACCGCGCACTCCGGTGGCGGACCGGGAGCCGATCCCGACGCCGACCTCCGAGCGGTGATCCCCGAGGTGGTCCGCACGGTGGTGCGCAACTGGCTGGACTCCGCCACGCAGGCCGACGTCCGCGCACTCGTCGCGACCCGGCCGACGATCCCCGGCGACGTCGACTCGACGCTCCTCAACGACCTGGTCGCCCACAGCGACGACCGCTACCGGGTGCTGCAGACCGAGACGCGGTGGCAGCTTCGTGAGGCGTTCTGGGCCGAGGTTGACCAGCACGTGTGA